The genomic DNA TTCTTCACCCTGTTCCTCGAACCGTAAAGCCTATCCCACTTTTCCTGAACCCTCTTTCTCCTGTAATAATAACCCAGAGTAATCTTCTTTTGCCCTGTCTCAAAGATTACTGGCTTGTAATCAATTAGAGCGGTGACATTATCCTCATTCACGTCAATTGGAATCCAATTTTTGGGTTCATACTCCTCTACATCCCTTTTGAACACGAGGTAAACGATAAGCCTCCTCTCCCTCTTGTCAAGCTTTATCCTCGCGTGATACCTTGCAACCTCCCAAGAATTCCTATACCTCCAATAGTGCTTGTGCGGTTCGAGTGGAACCTCAACCCACCCCTTGTGCGTTGCAATCCTAATAAAAGCATAGCCAAGCTTGAACAATTTTTCATCAAGCCAGATTGAAATGTTCCTGACTTCTGGGTAATCCTTCCTTACCAGCCCCCTCCTCCTTTTTCTGAGGAAGCCCTTCACCCTCTCAACAACATCCTGACAAACCGTGTAAGAGTAATGGCTCGGGAGTTGGGGGTACAAGCTCCGGAGAAAGTCGTAATTCCTCACCCTCAGCATTACGTAAGATGTCACCTCATTCTCGAGTGCGTAAGGCAGGAGTTGAATTAGCATTTCCCGATACATTCCCTCCAACTCGACAAATATTTTGAAAACCTTTTTCGGAAGTCTTTCAGACTTCAACACTACAGTCCTCTTGACGGTCATTCACCCTCAACCTCTTTCAACAATTGCTTGAAGCCTTGGACGAGTTTTTTCTTCTTTCGAGAACGAGCTCCATAGAGCTTTCCGGCGAAGGAGGTTACAATGGTTAACAAGTCTTCGACGAGTTCCTTTTCTGGCGTCTTCTCCTCCTCAAATATTACCTCAATCTCGACGCCGTGAGAGTTGAAGTACTGTTCGAGGTACTTGAATCCAAAGCGTGTAAGCCTGTCCCTGCAAGTTATGACGACTTTCGTAACTTCTCCGCTTTCGACAAGTTTGAAGAGCTGTTTTAGGCCCTTCCTGTTCTCGTTCAAGCCTGATGAAACGTCAGTAAGAATTTTCACGACTTTATAACCCTTAGAAGAACAGTAATTCGTGAGGTATTCGACTTGCCTCTCAAGGTCTTTCCTCTGATCTCTGCTTGAGACTCTAGCGTAAATTACAGCCCTCACTTCCTCTGGCTGCCTCTCGCCGAGAATCCTCTTCACCTCACTCTCAGGAATCCTCCACTTGCCCGTAGGAAGCTTTACCGCCTTTATCTTTCCAGAATAAATCCACCTCTTGATCGTGATAAAGCTCACACCAAGAATTTCAGCAACCTGCCTCGGCGAGAGCAACCTCTCCACGACACACACCTATACACAATGAAACACAATGAAATTTATAAAGGTTTCTGCCTCTCTACTCTCCTGTTCTTCTGATGAAGTCACTGTGGCAGTTGTGGTAGTGCTGATACATCCAGCAATGGCTATAATTACTATCAAAAGGTAGACTATATATATATCCTCTTCTAGTGTTCATTTTTTCATCCCATGACGGATTTGCGGTATTCTGATACTTAAAATTTATTCTTGATTAAAGAGCAAAGTTTATAAAATGCCCACCTTGTTAAAGGAAAATGGGCACGAGCCGGGATAGCCTAGCCTGGTGGGGCGGGGGACTCGTAATCCCCAGGTCCCGGGTTCAAATCCCGGTCCCGGCTCCACACCTAATTTTATTCAAATATCCATGACCTCATCCAAAAACTTTAAATATCCACCTCCGATTGAAAACCTATCGGGAGTGCCGCGGTAGCCTAGCCTGGTAGGGCGCCGGCCTGCTAAGCCGGTGGGCGTGGTCCCGCCGGGGTTCAAATCCCCGCCGCGGCGCCATTTTCCTATTGCAATGCCGGGATAGCCTAGAGGCCAGGCGGGGGACTGCAGATCCCCTCTACCCGGGTTCAAATCCCGGTCCCGGCTCCACATATTCTTATAACTGCCCCTTCTTCAAAACGACCAAGTAGCTTCACAAATTTGTAGTTGCAGTAAATCCCAACACCCTTTATGGGAAGAACGAGATCCCTTACATTAAATACACTGACTCCATTTTTAAGGAGGGCTTCTCTAGTAAGTCGTATGCCGAAAATATCTAATTCTTTAACATTCCCAAAGGCACCAAAATAACCGTAATGGGGTATTCCTCCCTCGATTGGGAAACCCTTGGAAATTACGGGGGTTAACTGCTTTTCCTTTGGCTTTAATGGCCTTGCCAGACAGTAGTTATCTGTACGTTCTACCACCTCAAATTCTCCAGTATTAGTGGCCTTCACTGCCCTTAAAACTATAGGAGTAATTTGAATACCTCCTCTCGCTCTATAGGGATCACCACAATTCCTAATTTCATAATGTGCATGATTATCCGTCCAAGGGCAGAAAAAGTTAGAGCGAATCGGTATCCCTATAGGATCCCCCAAGACAATTGTCTCTCCTTCAGAAACGGAGGGGGCCACGTGAAGAACTTTTAAACACAGCTTCCCACTTTTTATAACTATTAAGTAGTCCCCTTTTATTGGGAGCCTCCTAACTTCTATAACTTTTCCTTCCTCTAAAGGAAATAGGGCATGGTCGGTATAATATACATCAACTGCAGTCCCTTCTTTGTGCCCTGGATACGGGCTATTAAAAAAGCTCCAATAGCTATCTCTGGGTACCTTTAATTCTATATAACCTACCCTACCAATTGTGATCATCATGGTGAAAAATAAGAGAAAAGTTAGCTAAGCCTTTTTCTCATGAAGTCTTCAAGTCTATTCATGGCTTCCTCAAGTACATCAACTGGAGGCAAGAATACTGCCCTGAAGTGGCCCTTTCCGTACTCTCCGAAGCCAGAACCATGGACGAAGAGAACATGGGCGTTGTGCAGGACATCGAGAACAAACTCCTTGTCG from Pyrococcus kukulkanii includes the following:
- a CDS encoding IS607 family transposase, which codes for MERLLSPRQVAEILGVSFITIKRWIYSGKIKAVKLPTGKWRIPESEVKRILGERQPEEVRAVIYARVSSRDQRKDLERQVEYLTNYCSSKGYKVVKILTDVSSGLNENRKGLKQLFKLVESGEVTKVVITCRDRLTRFGFKYLEQYFNSHGVEIEVIFEEEKTPEKELVEDLLTIVTSFAGKLYGARSRKKKKLVQGFKQLLKEVEGE